In Actinoplanes sp. NBC_00393, a single genomic region encodes these proteins:
- a CDS encoding precorrin-2 C(20)-methyltransferase has protein sequence MTNDVVQPGRLFGVGLGPGDPELVTVKAARLIGSADVVAYHAARHGRSNARAIAAGFLHDGQIEEPLIYPVTTENTDHPGGYQGAIDEFYAESAARLAAHLDAGRDVVVLAEGDPFFYGSYMHMHKRLADRYETTVVPGVTSVSAASAVLGRPLMERDEVLTVLPGTLSTDELATRLAGTDSAAVMKLGRTFEGVREALDRAGRIDDAWYVERATTDRERSAPLREVDPESVPYFSLALLPSPAAAAFAGAPAPAVETDHSTEFVSTKRLAAMRAEKTATAPMISLEGANAAVLAGGEHVAGAGSVTVVGLGPGSRDWLTPEAQAALAAADDLIGYGPYVDRVPPNPRQRRHSSDNRVEAERAAFALDLAKRGRRVAVVSSGDPGVFAMAAAVLEVAEDDQWKDVPIRVVPGLTAAQAVASRAGAPLGHDFCILSLSDRLKPWSAIETRLEAAATADLVIALYNPASKSRTEQLVRALELLRRHRAGRTPVVVGRDVGGPSESVRVTTLAGLDPATVDMRCLLIIGSSQTRAVTRGDGTTAVYTPRHYPG, from the coding sequence ATGACGAACGATGTGGTTCAGCCCGGTCGGCTCTTCGGAGTCGGTCTGGGCCCCGGCGATCCCGAACTGGTCACGGTGAAGGCGGCCCGGCTGATCGGCTCGGCCGACGTGGTGGCGTACCACGCGGCCCGGCACGGGCGCAGCAACGCCCGGGCGATCGCGGCCGGCTTCCTGCACGACGGGCAGATCGAGGAGCCGCTGATCTACCCGGTGACCACGGAGAACACCGATCACCCCGGCGGTTATCAGGGCGCGATCGACGAGTTCTACGCCGAGTCCGCGGCCCGGCTCGCCGCGCACCTGGACGCCGGGCGTGACGTGGTGGTGCTCGCCGAGGGCGACCCGTTCTTCTACGGCTCCTACATGCACATGCACAAACGCCTCGCCGATCGGTATGAGACGACCGTCGTCCCCGGCGTCACCTCGGTCAGCGCCGCCTCCGCCGTCCTCGGCCGGCCGCTGATGGAGCGCGACGAGGTGCTCACCGTGCTCCCCGGCACCCTCTCCACCGACGAGCTGGCGACCCGGCTCGCCGGGACCGACTCGGCCGCCGTGATGAAGCTGGGCCGGACGTTCGAGGGCGTCCGGGAGGCGCTGGACCGGGCCGGCCGCATCGACGACGCGTGGTATGTGGAGCGGGCCACCACCGACCGGGAACGCTCCGCCCCGCTGCGCGAGGTCGACCCGGAGTCGGTGCCGTACTTCTCGCTCGCCCTGCTGCCCAGCCCGGCGGCCGCCGCGTTCGCCGGCGCCCCGGCGCCGGCTGTTGAAACCGACCACAGCACCGAGTTCGTGAGCACCAAGCGGCTCGCCGCGATGCGCGCCGAGAAGACCGCCACCGCCCCGATGATCAGCCTGGAGGGCGCGAACGCCGCTGTCCTGGCCGGTGGCGAGCACGTGGCCGGCGCCGGCAGCGTGACCGTGGTCGGGCTCGGCCCCGGCTCCCGTGACTGGCTGACCCCGGAGGCGCAGGCCGCACTCGCCGCCGCCGACGACCTGATCGGCTACGGGCCGTACGTGGACCGCGTCCCGCCGAACCCCCGGCAGCGCCGGCACTCCTCGGACAACCGGGTGGAGGCCGAGCGGGCCGCGTTCGCGCTGGACCTGGCGAAGCGCGGGCGCCGGGTGGCCGTGGTGTCCTCGGGCGACCCCGGCGTCTTCGCGATGGCCGCGGCGGTGCTCGAGGTCGCCGAGGACGACCAGTGGAAAGACGTGCCGATCCGGGTCGTGCCGGGGCTGACCGCGGCACAGGCGGTGGCGAGCCGGGCCGGCGCCCCGCTCGGGCACGACTTCTGCATCCTCTCGCTCTCCGACCGGCTCAAGCCGTGGTCGGCGATCGAGACCCGGCTGGAGGCGGCAGCCACCGCCGACCTGGTGATCGCGCTCTACAACCCGGCGTCGAAGAGCCGGACCGAGCAGCTGGTCCGCGCTCTCGAGCTGCTACGGCGGCACCGCGCCGGGCGTACCCCGGTGGTGGTCGGCCGCGACGTCGGCGGCCCGTCCGAGTCGGTGCGGGTCACCACGCTGGCCGGCCTCGACCCGGCCACCGTCGACATGCGCTGCCTGCTGATCATCGGCTCGTCGCAGACCCGCGCGGTCACCCGCGGCGACGGCACCACGGCGGTCTACACACCCCGGCACTACCCGGGCTGA
- a CDS encoding lipopolysaccharide biosynthesis protein: MLITAARRLAGDSLARNSLLIMATTVINGGLGYCFWMLAARAVPTWQIGTATALISAATAVSMIANLGAGHMFIQRLPAAGGDWSRIVSGGLIFGALATAAVATAGALVAPRLVENFSFLSGSTGLAALTCAAVAVTVTTLLDNVYVAHRAGRGMFVRNLGLALGKIVALLAVVAMGWHSAGAVLISWTLPILLVSAVTMIAGLGRLRSGARLRAAGIVAELPHLRAALTGHHLINLSQAGPAALLPVMVTARLGADANAHFYLAWMTASMLFMVSPAVASALYAERTNAARVSVTRAAVVVGAVVGGPGAVLLLAGDRILALFSAGYADTSGLLLKILVIAAIPDAITNLAVAHWRSRGEFRRCRRLNIVRAGACLSLTWLLLPGWGVTGAGIAWLTGQTASALLVFLLAATSRLRPAGADGCFGGRETAGSASQASAAVTEGCFGGRETAVSASQASAAVTDCCFEGPEAALGDSRGGAGGAEVGPADRRVERHEAGDAPAIRRSR, from the coding sequence GTGTTGATCACCGCTGCCCGGCGGCTGGCTGGGGACTCGCTGGCTCGCAACAGCCTGCTGATCATGGCGACCACGGTGATCAATGGCGGTCTCGGTTACTGCTTCTGGATGTTGGCTGCCCGGGCGGTGCCGACATGGCAGATCGGTACAGCGACCGCGCTCATCTCGGCCGCCACAGCGGTCAGCATGATCGCGAACCTGGGTGCCGGGCACATGTTCATCCAGCGGCTTCCGGCTGCGGGCGGCGACTGGTCCCGGATCGTCAGCGGTGGGTTGATCTTCGGTGCGCTGGCCACGGCGGCCGTTGCCACTGCCGGTGCGCTGGTTGCGCCCCGACTGGTGGAGAACTTCTCCTTCCTCTCCGGGTCCACCGGTCTCGCCGCTCTGACCTGCGCTGCGGTCGCGGTTACGGTGACCACCCTGCTGGACAACGTCTATGTGGCGCATCGGGCTGGGCGCGGAATGTTCGTACGCAATCTGGGTCTGGCTCTTGGCAAAATCGTCGCCCTGCTCGCCGTGGTGGCCATGGGATGGCACTCGGCCGGCGCCGTACTGATCTCCTGGACCCTGCCGATCCTGCTGGTCAGCGCTGTCACGATGATCGCCGGTCTGGGCCGGCTGCGGTCCGGCGCGCGGCTGCGTGCCGCCGGGATCGTGGCCGAGCTTCCGCATCTGCGTGCCGCCCTGACCGGCCATCACCTGATCAATCTCAGTCAGGCTGGTCCGGCGGCGCTGTTGCCCGTGATGGTCACCGCACGGCTGGGTGCGGATGCCAACGCGCATTTCTACCTGGCTTGGATGACCGCCTCGATGCTGTTCATGGTGTCGCCGGCGGTTGCCTCCGCCCTCTACGCGGAACGCACCAACGCGGCCCGGGTGAGCGTGACGCGCGCGGCCGTCGTGGTCGGCGCGGTCGTCGGTGGGCCGGGTGCCGTGCTGTTACTGGCCGGGGATCGGATTCTCGCGCTGTTCAGCGCCGGGTACGCGGACACCAGCGGCCTCCTGCTCAAGATCCTGGTGATCGCCGCGATCCCGGACGCGATCACGAACCTCGCGGTCGCGCACTGGCGTTCGCGGGGCGAGTTCCGGCGGTGCCGGCGCCTCAACATCGTCCGGGCCGGCGCGTGCCTGTCGCTGACCTGGCTGCTTCTGCCCGGTTGGGGCGTGACCGGCGCCGGGATCGCCTGGCTGACCGGCCAGACCGCGAGCGCCCTGCTCGTATTTCTGCTCGCGGCCACCAGCCGCCTCCGCCCGGCTGGCGCTGACGGCTGTTTCGGAGGTCGGGAAACAGCAGGGAGCGCCAGCCAGGCAAGCGCGGCTGTCACTGAGGGCTGTTTCGGAGGCCGGGAAACAGCAGTGAGCGCCAGCCAGGCAAGCGCGGCTGTCACTGACTGCTGCTTCGAAGGCCCGGAAGCAGCACTGGGTGACAGCCGGGGTGGGGCCGGCGGCGCGGAAGTGGGGCCGGCCGACCGCCGGGTGGAGCGGCACGAAGCCGGCGACGCGCCGGCGATCCGGAGGAGCCGATGA
- a CDS encoding glycosyltransferase family 4 protein: MRIGVVANAYHPDIGGVETHVRRLVAGLAAAGDEVEVITQAAGRSVETIEGVLVRRFPLTVPAGNYRLSVPLWRWLRAHADEYDVLHAHSYHALVALCAALGNRAPLVFTPHYHGTGHSRFRAALHPLYRPFGRTIMARSGAVVCVTAAERDLVLRDFPEVGDRAVVIPNGTDPRPSVPAPVSRVRRILCVGRLEQYKRVDRVIRAMSHLGPDHRLDVVGTGPAAAQWRQLAARLGLAGQVVFHGRLDDAAFDACLAQASAAVSASAHEAFGMAVADALAAGLPTVAAPIPAHREVAGLAGDGAWLRLTDPDDETALAAALSEAAAAGRTRPATLPSWDDVVGATRDIYAAVTGRPASVIPPRGPASAVLPEGSVAGAGGR; this comes from the coding sequence ATGAGGATCGGGGTCGTCGCCAACGCGTACCACCCCGACATCGGCGGGGTGGAGACCCACGTCCGGCGCCTGGTCGCGGGCCTCGCGGCCGCCGGCGACGAGGTCGAGGTGATCACTCAGGCTGCGGGCCGGTCCGTGGAGACGATCGAGGGCGTTCTGGTACGCCGCTTCCCGCTCACCGTGCCGGCCGGCAACTACCGGCTCTCCGTGCCGCTGTGGCGCTGGCTGCGGGCCCACGCCGACGAGTACGACGTACTGCACGCGCACAGCTACCACGCCCTCGTCGCGCTTTGCGCCGCGCTGGGCAACCGGGCCCCGCTGGTCTTCACTCCGCACTACCACGGCACCGGGCACAGCCGGTTCCGGGCCGCGCTGCACCCGCTCTACCGGCCGTTCGGGCGGACCATCATGGCCCGCTCCGGCGCGGTCGTCTGCGTCACCGCCGCCGAACGTGACCTGGTGCTGCGGGACTTCCCCGAGGTCGGCGACCGGGCCGTGGTCATCCCGAACGGGACCGACCCGCGGCCCTCCGTCCCCGCCCCGGTGTCCCGGGTACGCCGGATCCTCTGCGTCGGCCGGCTGGAACAGTACAAGCGGGTCGACCGGGTCATCCGGGCGATGTCCCACCTCGGACCCGACCACCGGCTCGACGTGGTCGGCACCGGACCGGCTGCCGCGCAGTGGCGCCAGCTCGCGGCCCGCCTCGGCCTGGCCGGGCAGGTCGTCTTCCACGGCCGTCTCGACGACGCCGCCTTCGACGCCTGCCTGGCGCAGGCGTCCGCGGCCGTCTCCGCCTCGGCGCACGAGGCCTTCGGGATGGCCGTGGCCGACGCACTGGCGGCCGGCCTGCCGACGGTCGCCGCCCCGATCCCGGCCCATCGCGAGGTGGCCGGGCTGGCCGGGGACGGCGCCTGGCTGCGGCTCACCGACCCGGACGACGAGACGGCCCTGGCCGCGGCCCTGAGCGAGGCGGCGGCCGCCGGGCGGACCCGTCCCGCCACGCTGCCCAGCTGGGACGACGTGGTCGGCGCGACCCGGGACATCTACGCCGCGGTGACCGGGCGCCCGGCATCGGTGATCCCTCCCCGGGGACCGGCTTCGGCGGTCCTGCCGGAGGGCTCGGTCGCCGGGGCCGGCGGTCGATGA
- a CDS encoding precorrin-3B synthase, translating to MVSPRSSDVDACPSALRLHAAADGLLARVRLPGGMLTGAQLRSLRELTERHGDGRLELTSRANLQIRAVPAEHTETLAAGLRAAGLLPSTTHDGVRNIASPPLQKSPSRALVSALDAAVCGDPALSRLPGKFLFAIGHVPLAADVAAVPIEGRPDPAGGRFALRFAGHDTGLRVAAEQVVPALIAAAHGFLAEREAQRGDGAAAWRLRELTDGPARVSARVAAALGVTPAGVAAAVPVEACEPGDHLGLLEQPDGLVAVGALVPLGQLSGVPLRVLEEADHLVVTPWRGVVVPDLARPAAQAWADRLVAAGLPTAADSPWVGVTSCAGRPGCAKSLADVRADATATSRFVDGLPAHWVGCGRACGSPAGRHVRVEATAVGYRVTRQPAPGSAAPTDDLGSSGMGLDPGGVGIADGTFVPGIPPGRTRTAAPPSGKTAPGGRRPGGGPAGSGPDRRDVVDRELGDVVAAAREA from the coding sequence GTGGTCTCCCCCCGATCGTCGGACGTCGACGCCTGCCCGAGCGCGCTGCGGCTGCATGCCGCGGCCGACGGGCTGCTGGCGCGGGTCCGGCTGCCCGGGGGCATGCTGACCGGCGCTCAGCTGCGCTCGCTGCGCGAGCTGACCGAGCGCCACGGCGACGGCCGGCTGGAGCTGACGTCCCGGGCAAACCTGCAGATCAGAGCAGTGCCGGCGGAGCACACGGAGACCTTGGCGGCCGGCTTGCGCGCGGCCGGGCTGCTGCCTTCCACAACCCACGATGGGGTACGGAACATCGCGTCGCCGCCACTTCAAAAATCGCCGTCCCGGGCACTCGTGTCCGCGTTGGACGCCGCCGTCTGCGGCGATCCGGCCCTGTCCCGACTGCCCGGCAAGTTCCTGTTCGCGATCGGTCACGTTCCGCTCGCAGCCGACGTGGCAGCGGTGCCGATCGAGGGCCGCCCCGATCCGGCCGGCGGCCGCTTCGCGTTGCGGTTCGCCGGGCACGACACCGGTCTGCGGGTCGCTGCTGAGCAGGTCGTTCCCGCGTTGATCGCGGCGGCACACGGGTTCCTGGCGGAGCGCGAGGCGCAGCGCGGCGACGGCGCGGCGGCCTGGCGGTTGCGGGAGCTCACCGACGGTCCGGCCCGCGTGTCGGCGCGGGTCGCTGCCGCGCTCGGCGTGACCCCGGCCGGCGTGGCGGCGGCAGTGCCGGTCGAGGCGTGCGAGCCGGGTGATCACCTCGGTCTCCTGGAGCAGCCGGACGGGCTCGTCGCGGTGGGCGCTCTGGTGCCGTTGGGGCAGCTCAGTGGCGTACCGTTGCGGGTTTTGGAAGAGGCCGACCACCTGGTGGTGACGCCCTGGCGCGGCGTGGTCGTGCCCGATCTGGCGCGCCCCGCGGCACAGGCGTGGGCTGATCGCCTGGTCGCGGCCGGCCTGCCGACCGCGGCCGACTCGCCCTGGGTCGGCGTGACGAGCTGCGCCGGGCGGCCCGGCTGCGCGAAATCCCTGGCCGACGTGCGTGCCGACGCCACCGCGACATCCCGCTTCGTCGACGGTCTGCCGGCGCACTGGGTGGGCTGCGGCCGGGCCTGCGGCAGCCCGGCGGGCCGGCACGTCCGCGTCGAAGCGACGGCCGTCGGCTACCGGGTCACTCGGCAACCGGCTCCCGGGTCCGCTGCACCCACAGATGATCTTGGCTCGAGCGGCATGGGCCTCGATCCAGGCGGGGTCGGGATCGCGGACGGGACCTTCGTCCCCGGCATTCCGCCCGGCAGGACGAGGACCGCGGCCCCTCCTTCCGGGAAGACTGCGCCCGGCGGCCGTAGGCCCGGCGGCGGCCCGGCCGGAAGCGGCCCAGATCGGCGGGACGTGGTGGATCGGGAGTTGGGGGACGTGGTGGCAGCGGCGAGGGAGGCCTGA
- a CDS encoding cellulase family glycosylhydrolase, which yields MNSARKRAAILASSLLLAVTLPATETLAAIRTSAPGPGSTSGAVAKVQGEVVATRNSRLDAALQARTINYYPSNAGWSAMWTSFDAARIDADLAQAAALGADNVRVIVFPQSFGFPTPKAEYAERLRKFISIADAHGLTVKLTLFDWWAGYRDAAGSAAWVKALLTPYANDPRVLAVELKNEFQPADTAAVTWVRNLIPVVRAAVPEIPLTLSTDGQTGAAGLARIKSLLAATPLDYYDFHFYGNSERALAEIRKAQAAVAPAPIVIGETGLSTTSHSEGDQAAYLARVFRAAAVAGVDSVAPWTLYDFRDGAIPSNSAVSKLPAQYRFGLLRADGSAKRAADVVRSAWTTGALAEDDILNLDFEASPENSPWQSNLPQLGTAVLVDDVAHSGSTAARFSRTTRTSSGLPALRTSPISPVQAGQRWHAAAWARGSNATGITEIALSWFDINDKWLGQATSARLKTGTTGWTKLTVDAVAPAGATSVQLHLKSGDNTGTVWFDDVTLSS from the coding sequence GTGAACTCCGCACGCAAACGTGCAGCGATTCTGGCCTCTTCGCTGCTGCTCGCCGTCACCCTGCCGGCCACCGAGACGCTGGCCGCCATCCGTACGAGCGCACCCGGACCCGGATCCACCTCCGGCGCGGTCGCGAAGGTGCAGGGTGAGGTCGTGGCCACCCGGAACAGCCGGCTCGACGCGGCACTGCAGGCCCGGACCATCAACTACTACCCGTCGAACGCCGGCTGGTCGGCGATGTGGACGTCCTTCGACGCCGCCCGCATCGACGCGGACCTGGCGCAGGCCGCCGCGCTCGGCGCCGACAACGTACGGGTCATCGTGTTCCCGCAGTCGTTCGGCTTCCCCACCCCGAAGGCCGAGTACGCGGAGCGGCTCCGCAAGTTCATCAGCATCGCCGACGCCCACGGCCTGACCGTCAAGCTCACCCTCTTCGACTGGTGGGCCGGCTACCGCGACGCGGCCGGCAGCGCTGCCTGGGTGAAAGCGCTGCTCACCCCGTACGCGAACGACCCGCGGGTGCTCGCCGTCGAATTGAAGAACGAATTCCAGCCGGCCGACACCGCCGCCGTCACCTGGGTCCGCAACCTGATCCCCGTGGTACGCGCAGCCGTACCGGAGATCCCACTGACCCTCTCGACCGACGGCCAGACCGGTGCCGCCGGCCTGGCCCGGATCAAGTCGCTGCTCGCCGCCACCCCGCTGGACTACTACGACTTCCACTTCTACGGAAACTCGGAACGCGCGCTCGCCGAGATCCGCAAGGCGCAGGCCGCCGTCGCCCCGGCCCCGATCGTGATCGGCGAGACCGGTCTGAGCACGACCTCGCACAGCGAGGGCGACCAGGCGGCGTACCTGGCCCGGGTGTTCCGCGCGGCCGCGGTCGCCGGCGTGGACTCGGTCGCGCCGTGGACCCTGTACGACTTCCGGGACGGCGCGATCCCGTCGAACTCGGCGGTGTCGAAGCTGCCGGCGCAGTACCGGTTCGGCCTGCTCCGGGCCGACGGGTCGGCGAAGCGCGCGGCCGACGTGGTCCGCAGCGCGTGGACGACCGGCGCCCTGGCCGAGGACGACATCCTGAACCTCGACTTCGAGGCCTCCCCGGAGAACTCGCCGTGGCAGAGCAACCTGCCCCAACTGGGCACCGCTGTCCTGGTGGACGACGTGGCGCACAGCGGATCGACGGCGGCCCGCTTCTCGCGTACCACCCGGACCAGCAGCGGCCTGCCCGCGCTGCGCACCTCACCGATCAGCCCGGTCCAGGCCGGGCAGCGCTGGCACGCCGCGGCCTGGGCCCGGGGCAGCAACGCGACCGGGATCACCGAGATCGCGCTGAGCTGGTTCGACATCAACGACAAGTGGCTCGGGCAGGCCACGTCGGCACGGTTGAAGACCGGCACCACGGGCTGGACGAAACTCACCGTCGACGCGGTGGCGCCGGCCGGCGCCACCAGCGTCCAGCTTCACCTCAAGTCGGGCGACAACACCGGAACCGTCTGGTTCGACGACGTGACGCTCTCGTCCTGA
- a CDS encoding glycosyltransferase, with product MPASLPGAEPRVLVVGSGWRFLSGISYYTCRLSNALSGRFQVGTILMRRLLPARLYPGRERVGHSLADLRYTDGVRVFDGIDWWALPSLARAVAFLREFRPDVLVLQWWTGAVLHSYLVLCLAARSLGIRVIVEFHEVQDTGEARHQWATRYVKACIRPLLKRTDGVIVHSRFDQAALAEAYDLGGVPTEVALHGPFDHHEPAARRPGPDGVCRLLFFGTIRPYKGLEDLIEAFAQLGPGYHLTVVGETWEGWTLPGELITDSPVRDRITFVNRYVADVEVNEYFAAADVVVLPYRRSSASGPLHIAMSHGLPVVVTAVGGLVEAAESYSGTVFVPAGEPAELRAGIERAAGLAGRRHVDPSSWERTVAAYDRLLNRIGIATGAPQDESVTSSNQTVPVLSPDLR from the coding sequence GTGCCTGCATCGCTGCCCGGCGCTGAGCCGCGCGTCCTGGTCGTCGGCTCCGGCTGGCGGTTCCTGTCCGGGATCAGCTACTACACCTGCCGGCTGAGCAACGCGCTCAGCGGACGCTTCCAGGTGGGCACGATCCTGATGCGCCGGCTCCTGCCGGCCAGGCTCTATCCCGGGCGTGAGCGGGTCGGTCACTCTCTTGCCGACCTGCGTTACACCGATGGGGTACGCGTATTCGACGGCATCGATTGGTGGGCGCTCCCGAGCCTCGCCCGGGCCGTCGCTTTCCTGCGCGAGTTCCGGCCGGACGTCCTGGTGCTGCAGTGGTGGACCGGTGCGGTGCTGCACTCGTACCTGGTGCTCTGCCTGGCCGCCCGGTCGCTGGGGATCCGGGTGATCGTGGAGTTCCATGAGGTGCAGGACACCGGGGAGGCCCGGCACCAGTGGGCGACCCGCTACGTGAAGGCGTGCATCCGGCCGCTGCTGAAGCGCACCGACGGGGTGATCGTGCACTCGCGGTTCGATCAGGCGGCGCTGGCCGAGGCGTACGACCTGGGCGGGGTGCCGACCGAGGTGGCGTTGCACGGGCCGTTCGACCATCACGAGCCGGCGGCCCGGCGGCCCGGTCCGGACGGGGTCTGCCGGCTGCTGTTCTTCGGGACGATCCGGCCGTACAAGGGTCTCGAGGACCTGATCGAGGCGTTCGCGCAACTGGGGCCGGGCTATCACCTGACCGTGGTGGGGGAGACCTGGGAGGGCTGGACCCTGCCGGGGGAGTTGATCACCGACTCGCCGGTGCGGGACCGGATCACCTTCGTCAACCGGTACGTCGCGGACGTCGAGGTCAACGAGTACTTCGCGGCGGCGGACGTGGTGGTGCTGCCGTACCGGCGCAGTTCGGCCAGCGGGCCGTTGCACATCGCGATGAGCCACGGCCTGCCGGTGGTGGTGACCGCGGTGGGCGGCCTGGTCGAGGCCGCCGAGAGCTACAGCGGCACGGTGTTCGTGCCGGCCGGCGAGCCGGCGGAACTGCGGGCGGGTATCGAACGCGCCGCCGGCCTGGCCGGCCGGCGGCACGTCGATCCGTCTTCGTGGGAGCGTACGGTCGCCGCGTACGACCGCCTGCTGAACCGGATCGGGATCGCGACCGGGGCGCCTCAGGACGAGAGCGTCACGTCGTCGAACCAGACGGTTCCGGTGTTGTCGCCCGACTTGAGGTGA
- a CDS encoding glycosyltransferase family 4 protein, translating into MKILHLSNLYAPVIGGLERSIATSGEEMVRRGHEITVLTLATPKATDDEEINGVRVRRVRSVANTLLPKLNKDPGKPFHPTVPDPLTTAAIARVLRTEQFDLVHSHDWLMYSYLPLHFGRNGLPHVHTAHDFGLTCVRKTFSRNGRRCAGPSLSRCLPCASTQYGRPRSAVLTAGLRAHRHRGIDCLTAISSSVAAALNLARLPGELPVRVLSSLVPDGLDELARATPRPDWLPDRPYLLFVGQLGPHKGIDVLFTAYRRLVDSWPGPDPAPALVCLGTARDDTPPIPPGVLVRHDVPHAQVMAAWRGAAAGVVPSLLEGMGQVAVEAMLAGAPLVASASGGLLDVVRDEVDGLLVPPRDPDRLHDALLRVLTDQDLAARLRTAGHQRGLDFTAARVVPQIEEVYRACIAARR; encoded by the coding sequence ATGAAGATCCTGCATCTGTCCAACCTCTACGCCCCGGTCATCGGCGGCCTGGAGCGCAGCATCGCCACCAGCGGCGAGGAGATGGTGCGGCGCGGCCACGAGATCACCGTGCTCACCCTGGCCACACCGAAAGCAACGGACGACGAGGAGATCAACGGAGTACGCGTACGCCGGGTCCGCAGTGTCGCCAACACCCTGCTGCCCAAGCTGAACAAGGATCCCGGCAAGCCGTTCCACCCGACCGTCCCGGATCCGCTGACCACCGCCGCGATCGCGCGCGTCCTGCGTACCGAACAGTTCGATCTGGTGCACAGCCACGACTGGCTGATGTACAGCTACCTCCCGCTGCACTTCGGCCGGAACGGGCTGCCGCATGTGCACACCGCGCATGATTTCGGGCTGACGTGCGTACGCAAGACTTTCTCCCGGAACGGCCGCCGGTGTGCCGGCCCCAGCCTGTCCCGGTGCCTGCCGTGCGCCTCGACCCAGTACGGCCGGCCGCGCTCCGCCGTCCTCACCGCCGGGCTGCGCGCGCACCGGCATCGCGGCATCGACTGCCTCACCGCGATCTCGTCGTCCGTGGCCGCCGCCCTGAACCTCGCGCGGCTCCCCGGCGAACTCCCGGTCCGGGTGCTGTCCAGCCTGGTCCCGGACGGCCTGGACGAGCTGGCCCGCGCCACACCCCGGCCGGACTGGCTGCCGGACCGGCCCTACCTGCTCTTCGTCGGACAGCTCGGCCCGCACAAGGGCATCGATGTGCTGTTCACCGCGTACCGAAGATTGGTTGACAGCTGGCCTGGCCCGGACCCGGCGCCCGCGCTGGTCTGTCTCGGCACCGCGCGTGACGACACCCCGCCGATCCCGCCCGGCGTGCTGGTCCGGCATGACGTGCCGCACGCGCAGGTGATGGCCGCCTGGCGCGGCGCCGCGGCCGGCGTGGTGCCGTCGCTGCTGGAGGGGATGGGCCAGGTCGCGGTCGAGGCGATGCTGGCCGGCGCGCCGCTGGTCGCCTCGGCGTCCGGCGGGCTGCTCGACGTGGTGCGCGACGAGGTGGACGGCCTGCTGGTGCCGCCGCGCGACCCGGACCGCCTGCACGACGCGCTGCTGCGCGTGCTCACCGACCAGGACCTGGCCGCGCGGCTGCGCACGGCCGGTCATCAGCGCGGGCTCGATTTCACCGCGGCCCGCGTCGTCCCCCAGATCGAGGAGGTCTACCGTGCCTGCATCGCTGCCCGGCGCTGA
- a CDS encoding precorrin-8X methylmutase: MEYVRDGAEIYRRSFATIRAEADLGGLPDDVSRVVVRMIHACGMVDLVEDVRFSPGVVTAARKALLDGAPILCDAEMVASGVTRSRLPAANEVICTLREPGVPELAQRIGNTRSAAALDLWGDRLGGAVVAIGNAPTALFRLLEMVAAGAPRPAAVLGIPVGFIGAAESKEALAESGLEHLIVRGRRGGSAITAAAVNALASEAE; encoded by the coding sequence ATGGAGTACGTGCGGGACGGCGCTGAGATCTATCGGCGGTCGTTCGCCACGATCCGGGCCGAGGCCGATCTGGGTGGGCTGCCGGACGACGTGTCGCGGGTGGTGGTCCGGATGATCCACGCCTGCGGGATGGTCGACCTGGTCGAGGACGTGCGGTTCAGCCCAGGGGTGGTGACCGCGGCCCGCAAGGCGCTGCTCGACGGCGCCCCGATCCTGTGCGACGCCGAGATGGTGGCGTCCGGGGTGACCCGCAGCCGGCTGCCGGCGGCCAACGAGGTGATCTGCACGCTACGCGAACCCGGCGTCCCGGAGCTGGCGCAGCGGATCGGCAACACCCGCAGCGCCGCCGCGCTCGACCTGTGGGGTGACCGCCTGGGCGGCGCCGTGGTGGCCATCGGCAACGCGCCGACCGCGCTGTTCCGGCTGCTGGAGATGGTCGCGGCCGGCGCGCCCCGGCCGGCGGCGGTGCTCGGCATCCCGGTCGGTTTCATCGGCGCGGCCGAGTCCAAGGAAGCGCTGGCCGAGTCCGGCCTGGAACATCTGATCGTCCGCGGTCGCCGGGGTGGCAGCGCCATCACCGCAGCCGCGGTGAACGCCCTCGCCTCGGAAGCGGAATAG